One Aphis gossypii isolate Hap1 unplaced genomic scaffold, ASM2018417v2 Contig00633, whole genome shotgun sequence DNA segment encodes these proteins:
- the LOC126554881 gene encoding uncharacterized protein LOC126554881 encodes MSHVFVTFKFRYRKTSIKLEIKTPIDLSGLTDILKNELKLEETEELMLLCPTLDGNMMELQSDDDVKFLMETKIAYNAVTKTMHCNVELVVIIINNLLDDKEAQFMILSKKIDNLTFKVDKLSDFIENTDENKSSTFSAIRSESKEKNTFLSKLDQIGFKPNLDECKKNTEEDKESLLSETNDNLISPTLEMERFDALSVLLNFESENVDSLFHKLKAYGFTDEFRNIIVLKKFNNDYEKAINSQP; translated from the exons ATGTCGCATGTTtttgttacttttaaatttcgcTACAGAAAAACATCAATTaaacttgaaataaaaactcCCATAGATTTATCTGGATTAACTGACAtacta aaaaatgaattaaaattggaGGAAACAGAGGAACTTATGTTATTGTGTCCAACGCTCGATGGAAATATg atggaACTTCAATCAGATGatgatgttaaatttttaatg gaaACAAAAATTGCCTATAATGCTGTAACCAAAACAATGCACTGCAACGTAGAACttgtagtaattataattaataacttgcTAGATGACAAAGAAGCTCAATTTATG attttatcaaaaaaaattgataatttaacatttaaagttgATAAATTATCGGATTTTATCGAAAACACTGATGAAAATAAATCCAGCACTTTTTCGGCCATtag GTCTGAAAGCAAAGAAAAGAATACTTTCTTGA gtaaattAGATCAGATAGGATTTAAACCCAATTTGgatgaatgtaaaaaaaatactgaggAAGACAAGGAAAGTTTGTTGTCAGAAACTAATGAT AACTTAATATCACCCACGTTGGAAATGGAAAGATTTGATGCATTGTCAGTTCTTCTAAATTTTGAATCTGAAAATGTTGATAGTTTATTTCATAAGTTGAAAGCATATGGATTTACCGACGAGTTtcgcaatattatagtattaaagaaatttaataatgattatgaaaAAGCCATTAATTCTCAACCTTAA
- the LOC126554879 gene encoding RAD50-interacting protein 1-like — MASNPSALIVINEELGDNFEDLITRCKKYKQVLQNRKHDITQKINSQVVGSNSNMVKTLNKIHEERLSIISLRKEVEQLKSKYAGFKKETESIRIIFQKLIEDLKYNCNRMIYFMCLQCITSRSNKMRTDLMSKRDSEAVKSYKILCELSFAMSTVPCKHLISYITRLINYWHCVLEKFYLEDFEITLKQMNWPFTMNEITDNAKLNNFKQQFQRLADMLIKVQLPKNDHTEFDEQTSQLLEHYSHVSMPIIMILVPFRKRFFYHFTGKKQTNKPDKPEWFLSRVLSWIRDYRTFVVDWLGPVYSENGKRPIDSQHDFIKGLLQFVVVKLDSDLSHFQLEDIVFSHIVDETLAFEHELRKVYNYPNDYPSVTEVLTQAQIFFKWINMERKYAHIKMDEILQNKEQWKILVYDSQYCMTVCADSFLTLLNTMSDRYSILRQPRHKLQFLKLQTDLLEEFRQNIVAEEIESNEYLSEMLCTLHYISYTLYNWGTNMHFLSLLNYKCELENEVRSRSESEFTEVLDTADTVFDDSIRLYNLGIDNLLNCLTENIMTKVKYISKQYKRDRWHIMESLVDENKYSITDSGWMMYETFTENLNTLNKSLPTSLFNKCWPILATKMSTFLFNDVLLANMFNRGGAQHLLCDVRYKLLPIFSKYTTKPSIYIERLLEACRVLNFEPNFKPVILKRNEVSEILLRRIEHGNVLELG; from the exons ATGGCCAGCAATCCTTCGGCACTGATAGTGATCAACGAAGAATTGGGCGACAACTTTGAGGATCTAATAACTCGttgtaaaaagtataaacaagTTCTACAAAACAGAAAACATGATATTACTCAGAAA ATCAATTCCCAAGTGGTTGGGTCAAACTCAAACATGGTCAAGaccctaaataaaatacacgaaGAGCGGCTATCAATTATTTCGTTGAGAAAAGAAGTTGAACAGCTCAAGTCAAAGTATGCCGGATTCAAGAAGGAAACTGAGAGTATTAGAATCATATTTCAGAAGTTGATCgaagatttaaaatacaattgtaatCGGATGATATACTTTATGTGTCTTCAGTGTATTACTTCCAGAAG CAATAAAATGAGAACAGATTTGATGAGTAAACGTGACAGTGAAGCTGTTAAGTCGTACAAGATTTTGTGTGAACTTAGTTTTGCCATGAGCACTGTTCCATGTAAACATTTGATCTCCTATATCACCagattaattaactattggcATTGTGtacttgaaaaattttatttgga agattttgaaattactttaaaacaaatgaacTGGCCATTTACAATGAACGAAATAACAGataatgcaaaattaaataacttcaaACAACAGTTTCAACGTTTAGCCGATATGTTGATAAAAGTTCAACTTCC TAAAAATGATCATACTGAATTCGATGAGCAAACATCACAATTATTAGAACATTATTCTCATGTATCCATgccaataattatgatattagtaCCTTTtcgaaaaagatttttttaccattttactGGCAAAAAACAGACCAACAAACCTGATAAACCTGAATGGTTTTTATCTAGAGTATTGAGCTGGATTAGAGATTATAGAACATTTGTTGTAGATTGGCTGGGTCCAGTCTACTCAGAAAATGGAAAAAGACCAATCGACTctcaa catgattttattaaaggaTTATTGCAGTTTGTTGTAGTTAAACTTGATTCAGATTTGTCACATTTTCAACTGGAAGATATTGTATTTTCACATATTGTAGATGAAACATTAGCATTTGAACATGAATTGAGAAAAGTGTATAATTATCCAAATGATTATCCAAGTGTTACAGAAGTTTTAACTCAAGCTCAAATCTTCTTCAAATGGATTAACATGGAACGAAAAT atgcTCATATCAAAATGGATGAAATTCTACAGAATAAAGAACAGTGGAAGATCTTAGTTTATGATAGTCAATATTGTATGACCGTATGTGCGGATAGTTTTTTAACTTTGTTAAACACTATGAGCGATCGATATAGTATACTTCGTCAACCAAGACATaa acttcagtttttaaaattacaaactgATCTATTGGAAGaatttagacaaaatataGTTGCTGAAGAAATTGAatctaatgaatatttatcagAAATGTTGTGTACATTgcattatatatcatacaccCTTTATAACTGGGGAACCAATATg cactttttatctttattgaattataaatgtgaATTAGAAAATGAAGTAAGAAGTAGGAGTGAAAGTGAGTTTACAGAAGTATTAGACACTGCAGATACAGTATTTGATGATTCGATAAGATTATACAATTTGGGAAtagataatttacttaattgttTAACAGAAAACATTATGACCaaagttaaatacatttcaaaacaatataaacgtGATAG atggcATATAATGGAATCCTTAGTTGATGAAAACAAATACAGTATTACAGACAGTGGTTGGATGATGTATGAAACTTTTAcagaaaatttgaatacattaaataaaagtttaccTACTtccttatttaataaatgttggcCAATATTAGCTACTAAGATGTCAACG TTTCTTTTTAATGACGTTTTGTTAGCCAATATGTTCAACAGAGGTGGTGCTCAACATCTTCTGTGTGATGTACGATATAAACTACTCcccattttttcaaaatatacaactaaACCTAGTATCTATATTGaacg gttaTTAGAAGCTTGCAGAGTTCTAAATTTTGAACCTAACTTTAAAccagttattttaaaacggaATGAAGTATCAGAAATATTACTACGTCGTATTGAACACGGAAATGTGCTTGAATTgggataa
- the LOC126554880 gene encoding succinate--CoA ligase [GDP-forming] subunit beta, mitochondrial-like, whose product MSQFLKHVIKCNISQTYLQYLPLKNIQARHLNLLECHSKDLLHKHGVTVQKFKIVENANETNNLLKSFDVDEYVLKAQVLAGGRGKGHFNNGFKGGVHVTKERTKIYDLLKNMLGYKLITKQTPKDGILVTKVMVAESVDIKRETYFCILMDRSQNGPVLIASPAGGMDIEDVAEKSPELIKKIPIDIFEGISDKVALDVAKFLNFNGPLASVAANEIKRLWEFFLSVDAVQIEINPLVETLDNKVVCVDAKIQFDDNSQFRHKEIFELDETSESDPREVMANKHNLNYIGMDGNIGCLVNGAGLAMATMDIIKLRGGEPANFLDVGGNVNENQVYEAFKLLTLDSSVKAILVNVFGGIVNCATIAKGLINASRKLDLQVPLVVRLEGTNVSAGKKLLEESGLLIEFASDLDEAAKKAISSLKK is encoded by the exons ATGTCTCAATTCTTGAAACATGTAATTAAATGCAACATTTCACAAACGTATCTTCAGTATCTTCCATTaaag aacatACAAGCtcgacatttaaatttattagaatgtCATAGCAaagatttattacataaacatGGAGTTACCgttcaaaagtttaaaattgtggAAAATGCAAATGAAACAAACAATTTACTGAAATCATTTG atgtagatgaatatgtattaaaagcTCAAGTATTGGCCGGAGGACGAGGAAAAGgtcattttaataatggaTTCAAAGGTGGTGTTCATGTCACAAAAGA gagAACTaagatttatgatttattgaagAATATGTTAggttataagttaattactAAGCAAACTCCCAAAGATGGAATATTAGTTACCAAAGTTATGGTTGCGGAGTCTGTTGATATTAAAAGGGAAACTTACTTCTGTATTCTAATGGATAG AAGTCAAAATGGCCCAGTACTAATTGCTTCTCCAGCCGGAGGAATGGACATTGAAGATGTTGCTGAAAAATCACccgaattaataaaaaaaattcccatTGACATATTTGAAGGTATTTCTGATAAAGTTGCATTAGATGTagccaaatttttaaattttaatggacCATTGGCATCGGTG GCagcaaatgaaataaaaagattatGGGAATTCTTTTTGTCTGTTGATGCAGttcaaatagaaattaatcCATTAGTTGAAACATTGGACAATAAAGTTGTATGTGTTGATGCTAAAATTCAATTTGATGATAATAGTCAGTTTAGacataaagaaatatttgagTTGGATGAAACAAGTGAATCAGACCCTCGTGAAGTAATGGCTAATAAACATAACTTGAATTACATCGGTATGGATGGAAATATTGGAtgtttag TTAATGGAGCTGGTCTTGCTATGGCTACTAtggatataattaaattgcgAGGTGGAGAACCAGCCAACTTTTTGGATGTTGGAGGAAATGTAAACGAAAATCAAGTATATGAAGCATTCAAACTGTTAACATTAG ATTCATCTGTTAAAGCAATTTTGGTTAATGTTTTTGGTGGAATTGTAAATTGTGCAACAATTGCAAAAGGCTTAATAAATGCTTCAAGAAAGTTGGACTTACAAGTACCATTAGTTGTAAGATTAGAAG gtacAAATGTGTCTGCTGGTAAAAAACTTTTGGAAGAATCTGGATTACTTATTGAATTTGCTTCAGATCTCGATGAAGCAGCCAAAAAGGCTATTTCATCTCTaaagaaataa